In a genomic window of Thiolapillus brandeum:
- the greB gene encoding transcription elongation factor GreB: MKARPTKKSPYITREGHEALRREEAELWKKRRRVVKILAAAAAEGDRSENAEYQYRKKQLREMDRRIRYLQKRIPELKVVTQAPGTPDKVFFGAWITLAAPDGDEFTYRIVGADEFNPADNWISVDSPMARALLGKSVEDEVLVQTPTGQRELLILEVAYTPPRKPTRSTD; this comes from the coding sequence TTGAAGGCCAGGCCCACAAAGAAATCCCCTTATATCACCCGCGAGGGCCATGAAGCCCTGCGCCGGGAGGAAGCCGAATTGTGGAAAAAACGCCGCCGGGTGGTAAAAATCCTGGCGGCGGCAGCCGCAGAAGGTGATCGCTCGGAGAATGCCGAGTACCAATATCGCAAGAAACAGCTGCGGGAAATGGACAGGCGCATCCGCTACCTGCAGAAACGCATCCCGGAATTGAAGGTGGTCACCCAGGCACCCGGTACTCCAGACAAGGTATTCTTCGGAGCCTGGATCACTCTGGCTGCCCCGGATGGGGATGAATTCACCTACCGCATCGTGGGCGCCGACGAATTCAACCCCGCAGACAACTGGATCAGCGTGGATTCCCCCATGGCCAGGGCCTTGCTGGGAAAATCGGTGGAAGATGAGGTGCTGGTACAGACCCCCACGGGCCAGAGGGAACTTCTTATTCTGGAAGTCGCTTACACCCCGCCCCGGAAACCAACCCGCAGTACCGATTGA
- a CDS encoding AF1514 family protein, whose protein sequence is MTDFKPDKINPPTCSIPREPDYSGVDIVELSPKPSPADYLAAMKLANAVADERLGEHMLLSWYDRDRDFESPRHASECHANSAVPGYVDYGLYHGARLKVDIGNGRFIFFYMPVDM, encoded by the coding sequence ATGACTGACTTCAAGCCAGACAAGATCAATCCTCCGACCTGTTCCATTCCCCGGGAACCGGACTATTCCGGAGTCGATATCGTCGAGTTGTCTCCCAAGCCATCACCCGCGGATTACCTTGCGGCCATGAAGTTGGCCAATGCCGTGGCGGATGAGCGCCTGGGTGAGCACATGCTGCTATCCTGGTATGACCGGGACCGGGATTTCGAATCCCCCCGGCATGCCAGCGAATGCCATGCAAACAGCGCGGTTCCGGGCTATGTGGATTATGGTTTGTATCATGGGGCCAGGCTCAAGGTGGATATCGGGAATGGCCGCTTCATATTTTTTTACATGCCTGTAGATATGTAA
- a CDS encoding CDGSH iron-sulfur domain-containing protein, whose product MAIPLVAGTKPAIVTLKEGETVYWCSCGRSQKQPFCDGSHADTEFEPVAFTAPKDDDYYFCTCKRTRKPPFCDGSHKHLLEDD is encoded by the coding sequence TTGGCAATTCCTCTGGTAGCGGGCACCAAGCCCGCCATAGTGACTCTCAAGGAAGGTGAGACGGTTTATTGGTGCAGCTGTGGGCGTAGCCAGAAGCAGCCTTTCTGCGACGGCTCCCATGCAGATACTGAGTTTGAACCGGTAGCATTCACCGCTCCCAAGGATGATGACTATTATTTCTGCACCTGCAAGCGCACCAGGAAACCGCCATTTTGCGATGGTTCCCACAAGCACCTGCTGGAAGATGACTGA
- the htpX gene encoding protease HtpX — protein sequence MLRILLFLGTNVAILAVLSITMRILGVDDMLNHNGGGLNLNSLLIMSAIIGFAGSFISLFASKWLAKSSMGVKVIDSPVSPTERWLLQTVARLAQQAGIEMPEVGIFPSASPNAFATGWNKNDALVAVSMGLLQNMNKDEIEAVLGHEISHVANGDMVTLTLIQGVVNTFVVFFSRIIGHIVDRTVFNTREGYGPAYWITSLIAQFVLGILAMMIVAWFSRWREFRADAGGAALAGRQKMISALQRLGQTKPEPLPDEMAAFGIAGGGLHELFASHPPLEKRIQALQAAAS from the coding sequence ATGCTTAGAATACTCTTGTTCCTTGGCACCAATGTCGCGATATTGGCAGTGCTCAGCATCACCATGCGCATTCTGGGCGTGGATGACATGCTGAACCACAATGGTGGCGGACTGAATCTCAACAGCCTGCTTATCATGTCCGCCATCATCGGCTTTGCCGGTTCCTTCATTTCTCTGTTCGCCTCCAAGTGGCTGGCGAAATCCAGCATGGGGGTCAAAGTCATCGACAGTCCGGTCAGTCCCACGGAACGCTGGCTGCTGCAAACCGTTGCCCGCCTGGCGCAACAAGCTGGCATCGAGATGCCGGAAGTGGGCATTTTCCCCAGCGCATCACCCAATGCCTTTGCCACCGGGTGGAACAAAAATGATGCCTTGGTAGCCGTTAGCATGGGGCTGTTGCAGAACATGAACAAGGACGAGATCGAGGCGGTGCTGGGCCACGAAATCAGCCATGTGGCCAATGGCGACATGGTGACCCTGACCCTGATCCAGGGAGTGGTCAACACTTTTGTGGTGTTCTTTTCCCGAATCATCGGACATATCGTGGATCGCACGGTATTCAACACCCGGGAAGGTTATGGTCCGGCTTACTGGATCACTTCTCTCATCGCCCAGTTCGTACTCGGCATCCTGGCCATGATGATCGTTGCCTGGTTCTCCCGCTGGCGGGAATTCCGCGCTGATGCTGGCGGCGCCGCATTGGCGGGCCGGCAAAAAATGATCAGCGCCCTGCAACGCCTGGGGCAAACAAAACCCGAACCCTTACCGGACGAAATGGCGGCTTTTGGAATTGCCGGGGGCGGTCTGCATGAACTGTTTGCCAGCCATCCGCCTCTGGAAAAGCGCATTCAGGCGCTGCAGGCAGCCGCGTCCTGA
- the rsfS gene encoding ribosome silencing factor, which produces MDIDELRDLVVNVLEDLKATDIVVLDVRDKTSIADYFVIASGTSDRHVKSSAEAVAFQSKLAGEPPLGVEGLNEGEWALVDLNGVVVHIMQAKVRDFYQLEKLWAVDSEAAEKLSRERGRDNPGQ; this is translated from the coding sequence ATGGATATTGATGAACTGCGCGACCTGGTCGTGAATGTGCTGGAAGACCTCAAGGCTACGGATATCGTGGTCCTGGACGTGCGTGACAAAACCAGTATTGCCGACTATTTCGTCATTGCCTCGGGTACTTCCGACCGGCATGTCAAATCCTCGGCTGAAGCGGTTGCCTTTCAGTCCAAGCTCGCAGGCGAGCCGCCCCTGGGGGTTGAGGGCCTGAATGAAGGTGAATGGGCCCTGGTGGATCTCAATGGCGTGGTGGTGCATATCATGCAGGCCAAGGTGCGGGATTTCTACCAGTTGGAAAAACTCTGGGCCGTGGATTCCGAGGCGGCAGAAAAATTGTCCCGGGAGCGGGGCCGGGACAATCCCGGGCAGTAA
- a CDS encoding SDR family oxidoreductase — protein MGNEKALIVGCGYVGLRLAMALPGGLARGLVRSAESLGELERQGIPGLQRDLDQPVEIGWPTAGAVVWYLVPPPRSGVVDLRLKHFLRALKDSGQPRRVVLLSTTGVYGHCQGEWVDEHRPPAPVADRARRRLDAEQQLQQWGEQTDGEWVILRVAGIYGPGKLPLERLRQGKPMVGENEAPWTNRIHAHDLVQVCMAAMERGRSGSIYNVTDGQPDNMAHYFNCVADAAGLSRPPVIDLAQAQSSLSAGMRSYLAESRRIDNSRMLRELGVTLRYPDLDSGLRTCFPENDAIE, from the coding sequence ATGGGGAACGAAAAGGCTCTGATCGTGGGGTGTGGGTATGTCGGCTTGCGCCTTGCCATGGCGTTGCCAGGAGGCCTGGCCCGGGGATTGGTGCGCAGTGCTGAAAGCCTGGGTGAGCTGGAGAGGCAGGGTATCCCTGGATTGCAGCGGGATCTGGATCAGCCGGTGGAGATTGGCTGGCCCACGGCAGGGGCTGTGGTGTGGTATCTGGTGCCGCCACCCCGATCCGGGGTAGTGGATTTGCGCCTGAAGCATTTTCTGAGGGCCTTGAAAGATAGTGGCCAGCCACGGCGGGTGGTGCTGCTCAGCACCACCGGTGTCTATGGCCATTGCCAGGGGGAATGGGTGGATGAGCATCGTCCACCTGCTCCGGTTGCGGATCGCGCACGCCGACGCCTGGACGCGGAGCAGCAGTTGCAGCAATGGGGGGAACAGACCGACGGTGAATGGGTGATCCTGCGGGTGGCGGGCATCTATGGTCCCGGAAAACTGCCTCTGGAGCGTCTGCGCCAGGGCAAGCCTATGGTGGGGGAGAATGAGGCGCCCTGGACCAACCGGATTCATGCCCATGACCTGGTGCAGGTCTGCATGGCAGCCATGGAACGTGGTCGAAGTGGAAGTATCTACAATGTCACTGATGGCCAGCCTGACAATATGGCTCATTACTTCAACTGCGTAGCGGATGCTGCAGGTCTTTCCCGGCCACCGGTTATCGATCTTGCCCAGGCACAGAGCAGCCTGTCTGCCGGTATGCGTTCCTATCTGGCGGAATCCCGTCGTATCGATAACAGCCGCATGTTGCGGGAACTGGGGGTGACTCTCCGTTATCCCGACCTGGACAGCGGTCTGCGGACCTGTTTCCCTGAGAATGATGCCATTGAATGA
- a CDS encoding CDP-6-deoxy-delta-3,4-glucoseen reductase: protein MSFTVKLSPSGHTFEVEEGETILDAAIRQDIGLPYGCRNGFCGACIATQLSGEIEYPDGEPDKLLDASDDACLPCQAVPASDVELKVREIQAAKEIEPRIMPVKVAKIDHLADDVVRLYLKLPEEQRLQFLAGQYLDFILEDGRRRAFSIANAPHDEKYIELHIRHVDGGVFTDWAFTQMKEKTILRIEAPLGGFTLNEDSDRPMLFIAGGTGFAPVKAQIEHAFHSGITRPMELYWGVRAQADLYLPDLPRQWEKEHDNFRFIPVLSEPDADWEGRTGWVHEAVLEDHDNPADYDIYMAGPPVMVKAARDTLVAKGVPEEQMYYDSFEYAAD, encoded by the coding sequence ATGAGCTTTACCGTCAAACTATCCCCCAGTGGCCACACCTTTGAAGTAGAGGAAGGTGAAACCATACTCGATGCCGCCATCCGCCAGGACATAGGCCTGCCCTATGGTTGCCGAAATGGTTTCTGTGGCGCCTGCATCGCCACTCAGCTCTCCGGTGAGATCGAGTATCCGGATGGGGAACCGGACAAGCTCCTGGACGCATCAGACGATGCCTGCCTGCCCTGCCAGGCCGTGCCCGCTTCTGACGTGGAATTGAAAGTCAGGGAGATCCAGGCGGCAAAAGAGATAGAACCACGAATCATGCCGGTAAAAGTCGCCAAAATCGACCATCTTGCCGATGATGTAGTACGTCTGTATCTGAAACTGCCAGAAGAACAACGCCTGCAGTTCCTGGCCGGCCAATACCTGGATTTCATCCTTGAAGATGGCCGCCGCCGGGCTTTCTCCATTGCCAACGCCCCCCATGACGAGAAATACATCGAGTTGCACATCCGCCATGTGGATGGCGGCGTTTTCACCGACTGGGCCTTCACCCAGATGAAAGAGAAGACCATCCTGCGCATCGAGGCGCCCCTGGGTGGCTTCACCCTGAACGAGGACTCCGACCGCCCCATGCTGTTCATTGCCGGCGGCACGGGCTTTGCCCCGGTCAAGGCCCAGATCGAGCATGCCTTCCACAGTGGCATCACGCGCCCCATGGAACTGTACTGGGGAGTACGTGCTCAGGCAGACCTCTACCTTCCGGATCTGCCCCGCCAATGGGAAAAGGAACATGACAACTTCCGCTTCATACCCGTGCTTTCCGAGCCGGATGCCGACTGGGAAGGCCGCACTGGCTGGGTGCATGAGGCGGTACTGGAGGATCATGACAATCCGGCTGATTATGACATCTACATGGCGGGGCCGCCCGTGATGGTCAAGGCAGCAAGAGATACGCTAGTCGCCAAAGGCGTGCCCGAAGAACAGATGTATTACGACTCTTTCGAGTATGCCGCCGACTGA
- a CDS encoding undecaprenyl-phosphate glucose phosphotransferase, whose protein sequence is MFKQGLIREYSPVFSFAARLLDLCIVVFGGVLAFYIRFDHLELTSSYELALVLGALLAAIILPLFKLYHSWRGKGLWQQIWMTTLAWGVVVLIMVLLAFGTKSGALYSRYWAASWVGIAWLGLVLVRVVVRVVFNYMRRQGLNHRHIVVVGAGTLGRNVARQLLDAQWVGYDLVSFWDDDPGLQGKEVGGIPVISCEKGCRQLENRKDYVDEIWLALPLRAEKRMQEILQLLRHSTVKIRLVPDIFGFRLLNHSITEVAGVPVLDLRASPMEGANRLIKAVEDRVLAFIILLLISPLLVIIALGVKLSSPGPVLFKQKRHGWDGKPITVYKFRTMEIHEEKDGQVTQAKKNDPRVTPFGAFLRRTSLDELPQFFNVLQGRMSIVGPRPHALAHNEMYKDQVEAYMQRHRVKPGITGWAQINGWRGETDTLDKMEKRVEYDLYYIENWSLWFDLKIIFITLFKGFVHQKAY, encoded by the coding sequence ATGTTTAAACAAGGGTTGATCAGGGAATATTCACCCGTTTTTTCTTTTGCAGCAAGATTGCTGGATCTGTGCATCGTTGTGTTTGGCGGTGTCCTGGCATTCTATATCCGCTTCGATCATCTGGAGCTGACAAGCAGCTACGAGCTGGCGCTGGTGCTGGGCGCCTTGCTGGCTGCGATCATCCTGCCTTTGTTCAAGCTGTATCACTCCTGGCGCGGAAAAGGCCTATGGCAGCAGATCTGGATGACCACTCTGGCCTGGGGTGTGGTGGTGTTGATCATGGTGCTGCTGGCCTTTGGCACCAAGAGTGGCGCGCTCTATTCCCGGTATTGGGCGGCCAGCTGGGTGGGGATCGCCTGGTTGGGGTTGGTGCTGGTGAGGGTGGTGGTGAGGGTCGTGTTCAACTATATGCGCCGCCAAGGCTTGAATCACCGGCATATTGTGGTGGTGGGGGCGGGAACTCTGGGGAGGAACGTCGCCCGCCAACTGCTTGATGCCCAGTGGGTGGGATATGATCTGGTTTCTTTCTGGGATGATGACCCTGGACTACAGGGTAAGGAAGTTGGCGGCATTCCGGTGATTTCATGCGAGAAAGGTTGCCGCCAACTGGAAAACAGGAAAGATTATGTGGATGAGATCTGGCTGGCTTTACCTCTGCGGGCGGAAAAGCGTATGCAGGAGATTCTGCAACTGCTGCGTCACAGTACGGTAAAGATCCGCCTGGTACCGGATATCTTTGGGTTCCGCCTGCTCAATCATTCCATTACCGAGGTGGCCGGTGTGCCGGTTCTGGATTTGCGCGCTTCTCCCATGGAAGGCGCCAACCGATTGATCAAGGCTGTGGAAGACCGGGTGCTGGCTTTCATTATCCTGTTGCTGATCAGTCCATTGCTGGTGATCATTGCTCTCGGGGTCAAGTTGAGTTCACCGGGGCCGGTGCTGTTCAAGCAGAAACGCCATGGCTGGGATGGCAAGCCCATTACCGTGTACAAGTTTCGCACCATGGAGATCCATGAAGAGAAAGACGGCCAGGTGACCCAGGCGAAGAAGAATGACCCCAGAGTGACGCCCTTTGGCGCCTTTTTACGCCGTACCAGCCTGGATGAACTGCCCCAATTCTTCAATGTGTTGCAGGGACGCATGTCCATTGTCGGGCCACGCCCCCACGCCCTGGCGCACAACGAGATGTACAAGGACCAGGTGGAAGCCTATATGCAGCGCCACCGGGTCAAGCCCGGTATCACTGGTTGGGCCCAGATCAATGGTTGGCGAGGGGAGACCGATACTCTGGACAAGATGGAAAAGCGGGTCGAGTATGACCTGTACTACATTGAGAACTGGTCTTTGTGGTTCGACCTGAAAATTATTTTTATCACCTTGTTCAAGGGGTTTGTGCACCAGAAGGCGTATTGA
- a CDS encoding S-layer homology domain-containing protein — translation MIAKKRIATGEPGSSILIPLAGAMLCVAAAGVQAGTYMFAGDSNGLDIVTHPSGYTGTGANQEVVVKVCINPADPHATDMETSVRNVVATYNARQATTGNLLFDADTNIPAGEVDFESVVLHEMGHCLGMAHPNAASESGLSGGDTNYTKATKGVDGVFNLDAGVDGVIGSSDDVRGDDVNLHWFRISNNNPFTLDSVVDSSTYSRDLGQLPNGHLFAANADRSVGVLLGVADTEAVMQQGTMNDEAQRTLAADDVATLGYAISGIDETASTADDYSIRLVYQGITSTDCDVNLQFDNSETGFAQCSVGGSFVATDHVVISSADIYFNDTANWFFNDVYTGPLFDDVPFDYWAYDFIQTLGSSGITSGCGGNNYCPEDPVTRAEMAVFLERGINGSEYTPPAASGTVFTDVPLSYWAAAWVEQLASDGITGGCGGSDYCPDDNVTRAQMSIFLLRSEHGSAYAPPAATGTLFDDVPVDYWAASWIEQLVSENITSGCDSSNYCPDSNVTRAQMAVFLVRTFNL, via the coding sequence GTGATTGCAAAGAAAAGAATTGCCACAGGCGAGCCCGGCTCTTCCATTCTGATTCCCCTGGCGGGCGCTATGCTTTGCGTGGCAGCTGCTGGTGTTCAGGCTGGCACTTATATGTTTGCAGGAGATTCCAATGGATTGGATATCGTTACCCATCCTTCGGGGTATACCGGTACTGGCGCCAACCAGGAAGTCGTCGTGAAAGTATGTATCAATCCAGCAGACCCTCATGCCACCGACATGGAGACATCGGTGCGCAATGTGGTGGCGACATATAATGCCCGGCAAGCCACCACGGGAAACCTGTTGTTTGATGCAGACACTAATATTCCTGCTGGTGAGGTGGATTTTGAATCTGTGGTCCTTCATGAGATGGGACATTGCCTGGGAATGGCACACCCCAACGCAGCCTCTGAGTCAGGTCTTTCCGGGGGCGATACAAACTATACCAAGGCGACCAAGGGCGTTGATGGTGTGTTCAACCTGGATGCAGGTGTGGATGGGGTGATAGGCTCCAGTGATGATGTCCGGGGTGATGATGTCAACCTGCACTGGTTCCGTATTTCCAACAATAATCCCTTCACCCTGGATTCGGTCGTGGATTCGAGTACTTATTCTCGTGATCTGGGGCAACTTCCCAATGGGCACCTTTTCGCCGCCAATGCAGATCGCAGTGTGGGTGTATTGCTGGGTGTGGCGGATACGGAAGCCGTGATGCAGCAGGGCACTATGAATGATGAAGCTCAACGTACGCTGGCTGCTGACGATGTGGCGACCTTGGGCTATGCCATCAGTGGTATCGATGAAACCGCTTCGACAGCGGATGATTACAGTATTCGCCTGGTTTATCAGGGAATCACGAGTACGGATTGCGATGTCAATCTGCAGTTTGACAATTCCGAGACGGGGTTTGCCCAGTGCTCGGTTGGCGGGAGTTTTGTTGCCACAGATCACGTGGTGATCTCATCTGCGGACATTTATTTCAATGACACCGCCAACTGGTTTTTCAATGATGTCTATACCGGGCCGCTGTTCGATGATGTGCCTTTCGATTACTGGGCTTACGATTTCATTCAGACCCTGGGGTCCAGTGGTATAACCTCGGGCTGTGGTGGAAACAACTATTGTCCGGAGGATCCCGTCACCCGCGCCGAAATGGCGGTTTTTCTGGAACGGGGAATCAATGGCAGCGAATACACGCCGCCTGCGGCGTCGGGTACCGTTTTTACGGATGTTCCGTTGAGTTACTGGGCGGCGGCATGGGTTGAACAGCTGGCTTCAGATGGCATCACGGGAGGCTGCGGTGGCAGCGACTACTGCCCGGATGACAATGTGACCCGGGCGCAGATGTCCATTTTTCTGCTGCGTTCCGAGCATGGCTCAGCCTATGCGCCACCAGCAGCTACAGGCACGTTGTTTGACGACGTGCCCGTGGACTACTGGGCAGCCAGTTGGATAGAGCAGCTGGTTTCTGAAAATATCACTTCCGGTTGTGATAGCAGTAACTACTGCCCGGATAGTAACGTGACCCGAGCGCAAATGGCGGTATTCCTGGTGCGTACCTTTAACTTGTAG